One Streptomyces sp. P9-A2 DNA window includes the following coding sequences:
- a CDS encoding helix-turn-helix domain-containing protein, with protein sequence MDHPAALLLFRDEALIDATAHHRLRPLDQVRSPQRERLAETPLCRLQRGHNAGEVAERLDVHPQTVRYRPRQPGEVFGDGLHDPKARSSRRSRPCG encoded by the coding sequence GTGGACCACCCGGCCGCACTCCTGCTCTTCCGCGACGAGGCGCTGATCGACGCGACCGCCCACCATCGGCTCCGGCCACTCGACCAGGTGCGGTCACCGCAGCGCGAACGCCTCGCGGAAACACCGCTGTGCCGGCTCCAGCGCGGTCACAACGCCGGCGAGGTCGCCGAGCGGCTGGACGTACACCCGCAGACGGTGCGCTACCGCCCGCGGCAGCCGGGCGAGGTGTTCGGCGACGGACTGCACGACCCAAAGGCGCGCAGTTCGAGGCGCAGCCGGCCCTGCGGGTGA
- a CDS encoding alpha/beta hydrolase: protein MAQSVRGGAAGASALEWQPCQDPAEPDFDCATFEVPLDHDRPAGETIDLAVIRHKATDPSERIGSLFFNPGGPGGSGTASLPLWYERFFPAELRKRFDIVSWDPRGIGRSTAVRCFADAGEAAAWWERQPAGFPVGAEEQQVWSAGRQELAEGCAERVPELLPYVSTPDTARDLDRLRDAVGDEQLNYWGVSYGTFLGAVYANLFPDKVGGLLLDGNVDPAGYAGGAMNTEAQQTTPLRMGSDLGSADTFGKFLELCGLAPASGCAFTAGDPEATRTKLTTLLERLRQQPVGEWTYARTVESLWSFLYFVHPGWTDAAELLQELWQVEAPPLPELPSLLPYPGFEQQPAVVCSESPNPRALERYAELDAFSAARAGDLGRRWVWDYEWCAHWPATAAHRYTGPWDRPTAHPVLVVNPTYDPATSYQAAEVMTRALADARLLTLDGYGHTALLNPSTCVNEHAVRYFTTGALPPEGATCTQDTAPFTPAEPAGGIAAGGGGLTGDRHTR, encoded by the coding sequence GTGGCCCAGAGCGTGCGCGGAGGGGCCGCCGGGGCGTCGGCGCTCGAGTGGCAGCCGTGCCAGGATCCGGCGGAGCCGGACTTCGACTGCGCGACGTTCGAGGTCCCGCTCGACCACGACCGCCCCGCCGGCGAGACCATCGACCTCGCCGTGATCCGGCACAAGGCCACCGACCCGTCCGAACGCATCGGTTCCCTGTTCTTCAACCCCGGTGGACCAGGTGGTTCGGGCACCGCCTCCCTGCCGCTCTGGTACGAGCGGTTCTTCCCGGCCGAGCTCCGGAAGCGCTTCGACATCGTCAGCTGGGACCCCCGGGGCATCGGCCGCAGCACGGCGGTGCGCTGCTTCGCCGACGCCGGGGAGGCGGCGGCCTGGTGGGAACGGCAGCCGGCCGGGTTCCCGGTGGGGGCCGAGGAGCAGCAGGTCTGGAGCGCGGGGAGGCAGGAACTGGCCGAGGGGTGCGCGGAGCGCGTCCCGGAGCTGCTGCCGTACGTGTCCACGCCGGACACCGCCCGCGACCTGGACCGGTTGCGCGACGCGGTGGGGGACGAGCAGCTGAACTACTGGGGCGTCTCGTACGGCACGTTCCTCGGTGCCGTGTACGCCAATCTCTTCCCCGACAAGGTGGGCGGCCTGCTGCTGGACGGGAACGTGGACCCGGCCGGTTACGCGGGCGGCGCAATGAACACCGAGGCGCAGCAGACGACTCCGCTGCGGATGGGCTCGGACCTGGGCTCGGCCGACACCTTCGGGAAGTTCCTGGAACTGTGCGGCCTGGCGCCGGCGTCCGGCTGCGCCTTCACCGCCGGCGACCCCGAGGCCACCCGGACCAAACTGACCACCCTGCTGGAGCGGCTCCGGCAGCAGCCGGTCGGTGAGTGGACCTATGCGAGGACCGTGGAGTCCCTGTGGTCCTTCCTGTACTTCGTCCATCCGGGCTGGACCGACGCCGCCGAACTGCTGCAGGAGCTGTGGCAGGTGGAGGCTCCGCCCCTTCCCGAACTCCCGTCGCTCCTTCCCTACCCCGGGTTCGAGCAGCAGCCCGCGGTCGTCTGCTCCGAAAGCCCCAACCCCCGCGCCCTGGAACGCTACGCCGAACTCGACGCCTTCAGCGCGGCACGCGCCGGGGACCTCGGTCGCCGCTGGGTGTGGGACTACGAATGGTGCGCCCACTGGCCCGCCACCGCGGCCCACCGCTACACCGGGCCCTGGGACCGGCCCACCGCCCACCCCGTCCTGGTCGTCAACCCGACCTATGACCCGGCCACTTCCTACCAGGCCGCCGAAGTCATGACCCGCGCCCTGGCCGACGCCCGCCTGCTGACCCTCGACGGCTACGGCCACACGGCCCTGCTCAATCCCAGCACCTGCGTGAACGAGCACGCCGTGCGCTACTTCACCACCGGTGCCCTGCCGCCCGAGGGGGCGACCTGCACCCAGGACACCGCCCCCTTCACCCCGGCCGAGCCGGCCGGAGGCATCGCGGCAGGAGGCGGCGGACTCACCGGCGACCGGCACACGCGCTGA
- a CDS encoding TniB family NTP-binding protein: protein MSGVDNGKSMIVEKFRRTHRPVSHPDREETPVLAVQMPSDPSAQALADRHCGDDRGR, encoded by the coding sequence GTGAGCGGCGTCGACAACGGCAAGTCGATGATCGTGGAGAAGTTCCGCCGCACCCACCGGCCGGTCTCGCACCCGGACCGCGAGGAGACCCCGGTGCTCGCGGTGCAGATGCCCTCCGATCCCTCTGCGCAGGCCCTCGCCGATCGCCACTGCGGAGATGACCGGGGGAGATGA
- a CDS encoding YfcE family phosphodiesterase, with amino-acid sequence MRLLLVSDTHVPLRAKRLPSELLDEMERADVVVHAGDWVDAPTLDLLEARARRLIGVFGNNDGPELRERLPEVARAELGGLRFGVVHETGPARGREARCAQRFPDLDVLVFGHSHIPYLLPPASEKEGFTCSRNGATESRCSFHGAMGKGRYLARCPAGGGSPGCLRE; translated from the coding sequence GTGAGGCTGCTGCTGGTCTCCGACACGCATGTGCCGCTACGCGCCAAGCGGCTGCCCTCCGAACTGCTGGACGAGATGGAGCGGGCCGACGTCGTGGTGCACGCGGGGGACTGGGTCGACGCCCCCACGCTCGACCTGCTGGAGGCGCGCGCACGGCGGCTGATCGGCGTGTTCGGCAACAACGACGGCCCCGAGCTGCGCGAGCGGCTGCCCGAGGTGGCCCGGGCGGAGCTGGGCGGCCTGCGGTTCGGCGTCGTTCACGAGACGGGCCCGGCGCGGGGGCGGGAAGCCCGCTGCGCCCAGCGCTTTCCCGACCTGGACGTCCTGGTCTTCGGCCACAGCCACATTCCCTATCTTCTGCCTCCTGCTTCGGAAAAAGAAGGATTCACCTGTTCCCGGAACGGAGCGACCGAATCCAGGTGCTCTTTCCACGGGGCCATGGGGAAAGGGCGGTACCTGGCGCGCTGCCCGGCGGGCGGCGGATCCCCCGGATGCCTGCGAGAGTGA
- a CDS encoding alpha/beta fold hydrolase — protein MGTDIRRRNDITVTGRADGPVLLLAHGFGCDQNMWRLLVPLLAEDFRLVLFDYVGSGRSDPSAWSEQRYDSLEGYASDVLDVCEELDLRDVTFVGHSVSAMVGVLAAAEAPRRFSRLVMVAPSPCYIDEDGYRGGFSADDIGELLESLESNYLGWSAAMAPVIMGNADRPELGQELTTSFCATDPDMARVFARTTFLSDSREDLKTVAVPTLVLECEQDVIAPREVGAYVNEAIPGSRLVTLEATGHCPQLSAPQATAVAITDFIKAVR, from the coding sequence GTGGGCACGGATATCCGTCGCAGGAACGACATCACCGTCACCGGCCGTGCGGACGGGCCGGTGCTCCTGCTGGCGCACGGGTTCGGCTGTGACCAGAACATGTGGCGCCTGCTGGTCCCCCTGCTGGCCGAGGACTTCCGGTTGGTGCTCTTCGACTACGTGGGATCCGGCCGCTCGGACCCTTCGGCCTGGAGCGAACAGCGCTACGACTCGTTGGAGGGCTACGCCTCGGACGTGCTGGACGTCTGCGAGGAACTGGACCTGCGGGACGTGACCTTCGTGGGGCATTCGGTCAGTGCCATGGTCGGGGTGCTCGCGGCGGCCGAGGCACCCCGGCGGTTCTCCCGCCTGGTGATGGTGGCGCCGTCGCCCTGCTACATCGACGAGGACGGGTACCGGGGCGGGTTCAGCGCGGACGACATCGGTGAGCTGCTGGAGTCGCTGGAGTCGAACTACCTGGGCTGGTCGGCGGCGATGGCCCCGGTCATCATGGGGAACGCGGACCGGCCCGAACTCGGCCAGGAACTGACCACCTCGTTCTGCGCGACCGACCCGGACATGGCCCGGGTCTTCGCCCGCACGACGTTCCTGTCCGACAGCCGCGAAGACCTCAAGACGGTCGCGGTGCCGACGCTGGTGCTGGAGTGCGAGCAGGACGTGATCGCCCCCCGCGAGGTCGGTGCCTACGTCAACGAGGCGATCCCGGGCAGCCGCCTGGTCACCTTGGAGGCGACGGGGCACTGCCCCCAACTGAGCGCACCACAGGCCACCGCGGTGGCGATCACCGACTTCATAAAAGCGGTCCGCTGA
- a CDS encoding cold-shock protein, which translates to MASGTVKWFNPAKGFGFIEQEDGGADVFAHFSNIAAQGFRELLEGQKVTFDIAPSQKGLTAENIVPA; encoded by the coding sequence ATGGCGTCCGGCACCGTGAAATGGTTCAACCCGGCAAAGGGGTTCGGCTTCATCGAGCAGGAGGACGGCGGCGCCGATGTGTTCGCCCACTTCTCGAACATCGCCGCCCAGGGCTTCCGCGAACTGCTCGAAGGCCAGAAGGTCACCTTCGACATCGCACCGAGCCAGAAGGGCCTGACGGCCGAGAACATCGTTCCGGCCTGA
- a CDS encoding STAS domain-containing protein: protein MSPLTITARDAATGPVLEITGDLDHTTAPELRQAVNRLTLAGGQLLVLDLAGLEFCDSSGITALLAARNLAVEQSGDMALAAVPANTARILRIAGLDRVFTLHPDTSTAIKSGSTAR from the coding sequence ATGAGCCCGCTGACTATCACTGCCCGAGACGCAGCCACCGGTCCCGTACTGGAGATCACCGGTGACCTCGACCACACGACGGCACCCGAACTCCGTCAGGCCGTGAACCGTCTCACCCTGGCCGGCGGGCAACTGCTGGTCCTGGACCTGGCCGGCCTGGAATTCTGCGACTCCAGCGGCATCACCGCTTTACTGGCGGCACGCAACCTGGCTGTGGAACAGAGCGGCGACATGGCCTTGGCCGCGGTCCCCGCCAACACCGCCCGGATCCTGCGCATCGCCGGCCTGGACCGGGTCTTCACTCTCCACCCCGACACATCGACAGCCATCAAGTCCGGCTCCACAGCCCGCTGA
- a CDS encoding PP2C family protein-serine/threonine phosphatase, which yields MGRGGRHPDGEQDVEATNAAFAVLLEDSAEELYDQAPCGYLSTLMDGTIAKINATLLEWLGLSRQQVVGRMRFTDLLTVGGKLYHETHFAPLLQMNGEVGGIALDIKAADGQRMPVLVTSKVKTSDDREPILIRTTVFDARDRRAYETELLRGRREAEEARRQAEVDRKRLQEALAVLQQSLLPAELPTVPGLETGSHYHTASPDLLGGDFYDLFPLGADRWAFFLGDVCGKGPQAAAVTSLARYTLRAAALHDPDPVTVLTTLNTVLHERYTGDDPRYCTAVFGVLHPGSGHVGVHLASGGHPSALIQRADGTAHYLPTPDGMLIGALPRAQFTPARTRLSPRDTLLLYTDGLTEARTGPERELYGEDALRAFTSEQPATGPQALITALTGLLAGFGDGLDDDTALLALGVPAPLPTLASEDEDLT from the coding sequence ATGGGCCGCGGCGGCCGACATCCGGACGGAGAGCAGGACGTGGAAGCCACCAACGCGGCCTTCGCCGTCCTGCTGGAGGACAGCGCGGAGGAGCTGTACGACCAGGCGCCCTGCGGTTACCTGTCGACGCTGATGGACGGCACCATCGCGAAGATCAACGCCACCCTCCTGGAATGGCTGGGTCTTTCACGGCAGCAGGTGGTGGGCCGGATGCGGTTCACCGATCTGCTCACCGTGGGCGGCAAGCTTTATCACGAGACGCACTTCGCCCCGCTGTTGCAGATGAACGGCGAGGTCGGCGGCATCGCCCTGGACATCAAAGCCGCCGACGGGCAGCGGATGCCGGTGCTCGTCACCTCGAAGGTGAAGACCAGTGACGACCGCGAACCGATACTCATCCGCACCACGGTCTTCGACGCCCGGGACCGCCGTGCCTATGAGACCGAGCTGCTGCGCGGACGCCGGGAAGCCGAAGAAGCGCGCCGGCAGGCCGAGGTCGACCGCAAACGACTCCAGGAAGCCCTCGCCGTCCTCCAGCAGAGCCTGCTGCCCGCCGAGCTCCCCACGGTTCCGGGCCTGGAAACCGGCTCCCACTACCACACCGCCTCTCCGGATCTCCTCGGCGGAGACTTCTACGACCTGTTCCCCCTCGGCGCGGACCGGTGGGCGTTCTTCCTCGGCGACGTGTGCGGCAAAGGCCCCCAGGCCGCCGCGGTCACCTCACTGGCCCGCTACACGCTGCGGGCGGCAGCCCTGCACGACCCGGACCCCGTCACCGTACTGACCACCCTGAACACCGTGCTGCACGAGCGGTACACCGGCGACGACCCCCGGTACTGCACCGCCGTCTTCGGCGTCCTGCACCCCGGCAGCGGCCACGTCGGCGTGCACCTGGCCTCCGGCGGCCACCCCTCCGCACTGATCCAGCGCGCCGACGGCACCGCGCACTACCTGCCCACCCCCGACGGCATGCTCATCGGCGCCCTGCCCCGGGCCCAGTTCACCCCCGCCCGCACCCGGCTGTCCCCCAGAGACACCCTGCTGCTCTACACCGACGGTCTGACCGAAGCCCGCACCGGGCCCGAGCGTGAGCTCTACGGCGAGGACGCCCTGCGCGCCTTCACCTCCGAACAGCCCGCCACGGGACCCCAGGCCCTCATCACCGCTCTGACCGGGCTCCTCGCCGGCTTCGGCGACGGACTCGACGACGACACCGCGCTGCTCGCCCTCGGAGTGCCCGCCCCGCTCCCCACCCTCGCGAGTGAAGACGAAGACCTGACATGA
- a CDS encoding FdhF/YdeP family oxidoreductase, translating into MRESSNGDPGGEQAKITPPKTWAAGVPAVAHAMRYSLAETSPRRTALNLLDINQTQGFDCPGCAWPDPAPGQRHTNEYCENGAKHANDDATTRRVTPEFFRRHPVSELARASDRWLNQQGRLTRPMVKRPGADHYEPISWHDALGLIADELRAMDSPDEAVFYTSGRAGNEPAFVLQLFARALGTNNLPDCSNLCHESSGAALHETLGTGKGNVSLLDIHHADLVLTLGQNPGSNHPRMLSALEETKRGGGQIVAVNPLPEAGLMRFKNPQKPRGVVGRGTNIADQFLQIRLGGDLALFQALNLLLLEAEDAAPGTVLDREFIDHHTSGFEEFAHHIRTTVSWPDVLAATGLARGQIEELRDRVLASERIIVCWAMGLTQHKHAVPTIRELVNFQLLRGNIGRPGAGVCPVRGHSNVQGDRTMGIWERMPQEFLDALEREFSFTPPAHHGLDTVNSIRAMLEDRVKVFLGLAGNFVRATPDSDLTEKALRRCRLTAHISTKLNRSHTVCGDTALILPTLGRSERDCQNGEEQFITVEDSMSQVHASSGRLEPASSHLLSEVAILSRLARRTLADKVPVPWEDFEADYGTVRDRIARVVPGFENFNSKVRKPGGFTLPNPVNEGVFPTPGGKALFTVNDFESLRAPRGHLLLQTLRSHDQWNTVPYTTDDRYRGIHGSRRVVLVHPADLRALGFEDGSQVDVVSVWPDGTERRAEEFRLVSYPTTAGCAAAYYPEANVLVPLDSVADTSNTPTYKGIVVRLEPRSGDRAPEAVERP; encoded by the coding sequence GTGCGAGAGTCATCGAACGGTGATCCGGGCGGCGAGCAGGCGAAGATCACTCCGCCGAAGACATGGGCGGCCGGTGTCCCGGCGGTGGCCCACGCGATGCGGTACTCCCTCGCCGAGACCTCGCCCCGCCGTACGGCACTGAACCTGCTCGACATCAACCAGACCCAGGGCTTCGACTGCCCGGGCTGCGCCTGGCCGGACCCCGCGCCGGGCCAACGCCACACGAACGAGTACTGCGAGAACGGAGCCAAACACGCCAACGACGACGCCACCACGCGACGCGTCACCCCCGAGTTCTTCCGGCGGCATCCGGTCTCCGAACTGGCGCGCGCCTCGGACCGGTGGCTGAACCAGCAGGGGCGGCTCACCCGGCCCATGGTGAAGCGGCCGGGCGCGGATCACTACGAGCCGATCAGCTGGCACGACGCCCTGGGGCTGATCGCCGACGAACTGCGGGCCATGGACTCACCCGACGAGGCGGTCTTCTACACCTCAGGCCGGGCCGGCAACGAGCCCGCCTTCGTCCTCCAGCTCTTCGCCCGGGCCCTGGGGACCAACAACCTGCCCGACTGCTCCAACCTGTGCCACGAGTCGAGCGGCGCGGCCCTGCACGAGACGCTGGGCACCGGCAAGGGCAACGTGAGTCTGCTGGACATCCACCACGCCGACCTCGTGCTCACCCTGGGGCAGAACCCGGGCAGCAACCACCCCCGCATGCTTTCCGCACTGGAGGAGACCAAACGCGGGGGCGGACAGATCGTCGCCGTCAACCCGCTGCCCGAAGCGGGCCTCATGCGTTTCAAGAACCCGCAGAAACCACGCGGAGTCGTCGGCCGGGGCACCAACATCGCCGACCAGTTCCTCCAGATCCGGCTCGGCGGCGATCTCGCCCTCTTCCAAGCCCTGAACCTGCTCCTGCTGGAGGCCGAGGACGCCGCGCCGGGGACGGTGCTGGACCGGGAGTTCATCGACCACCACACCAGTGGGTTCGAGGAGTTCGCCCACCACATCCGCACCACCGTCTCCTGGCCGGACGTCCTGGCGGCCACCGGCCTGGCCCGTGGCCAGATCGAGGAACTGCGGGACCGGGTCCTGGCCAGCGAGCGGATCATCGTCTGCTGGGCGATGGGACTCACCCAGCACAAGCACGCCGTGCCCACCATCCGTGAACTGGTGAACTTCCAGCTCCTGCGGGGCAACATCGGCAGGCCGGGAGCCGGCGTCTGCCCCGTGCGCGGACACAGCAACGTCCAGGGGGACCGGACCATGGGCATCTGGGAGCGGATGCCCCAGGAATTCCTGGACGCCCTCGAACGGGAGTTCTCCTTCACCCCGCCCGCCCATCACGGCCTGGACACGGTGAACTCCATCCGGGCCATGCTCGAAGACCGCGTCAAGGTCTTCCTCGGCCTCGCGGGCAACTTCGTACGGGCCACCCCCGACAGCGACCTGACCGAGAAGGCGCTGCGCCGCTGCCGCCTCACCGCGCACATCTCCACCAAGCTGAACCGCTCCCACACCGTCTGCGGCGACACCGCGCTGATCCTGCCGACCCTCGGCCGCAGCGAAAGGGACTGCCAGAACGGCGAGGAGCAGTTCATCACCGTCGAGGACTCCATGAGCCAGGTGCACGCCTCGTCCGGGCGCCTGGAGCCGGCGTCCAGCCACCTGCTCAGCGAGGTCGCGATCCTCAGCAGGCTGGCCCGCCGGACACTGGCCGACAAGGTGCCCGTGCCCTGGGAGGACTTCGAGGCGGACTACGGCACCGTCCGGGACCGCATCGCGCGGGTCGTCCCCGGCTTCGAGAACTTCAACAGCAAGGTGCGCAAGCCGGGCGGCTTCACCCTGCCGAACCCGGTGAACGAAGGTGTCTTCCCCACCCCCGGCGGCAAGGCGCTGTTCACCGTCAACGACTTCGAGTCGCTGCGCGCCCCCCGCGGGCATCTTCTGCTGCAGACGCTGCGCTCCCACGATCAGTGGAACACGGTGCCCTACACCACCGACGACCGATACCGGGGCATCCACGGCTCACGCCGCGTCGTGCTCGTCCACCCCGCCGACCTGCGCGCCCTCGGATTCGAGGACGGCTCCCAGGTGGACGTGGTCAGCGTCTGGCCGGACGGCACCGAACGCCGTGCCGAGGAGTTCCGGCTCGTCTCCTATCCCACGACCGCCGGGTGCGCCGCCGCCTACTATCCGGAGGCCAACGTCCTGGTGCCGCTGGACAGCGTGGCCGACACCAGCAACACGCCGACGTACAAAGGCATCGTCGTACGCCTGGAGCCACGTTCGGGCGACCGCGCACCCGAGGCCGTGGAGCGCCCCTGA
- a CDS encoding SRPBCC family protein, with translation MAVRHRLVERSVADVWAVLADSTRYGDWVVGTSDTRPGEGVWPQVGSGITYKIRLGRWSVAGSTVVRRCEAPHVVELEADGGRLGTARIAVEVRPWGENALVTIDEHPLRGPAGKLHNAAVDALIQLRHRMMLARLADAVEKTPKSAHEPA, from the coding sequence ATGGCCGTACGACACCGATTGGTCGAACGTTCCGTAGCGGACGTCTGGGCGGTTCTCGCGGACAGCACACGCTACGGCGACTGGGTGGTGGGCACATCGGATACACGGCCCGGAGAGGGCGTATGGCCGCAGGTCGGCTCCGGCATCACGTACAAGATCCGGCTGGGACGGTGGTCGGTGGCGGGAAGCACCGTCGTCCGACGTTGTGAGGCGCCGCACGTGGTGGAACTGGAGGCCGACGGCGGGCGGCTCGGCACCGCACGCATCGCCGTCGAGGTTCGGCCGTGGGGCGAGAACGCCTTGGTGACCATCGACGAACACCCCCTGCGTGGACCGGCCGGGAAGCTCCACAACGCAGCCGTGGACGCGCTGATCCAGCTGCGCCACCGCATGATGCTCGCCCGTTTGGCCGACGCGGTGGAGAAGACCCCGAAAAGCGCGCACGAACCGGCCTGA
- a CDS encoding SRPBCC family protein, which produces MSVIEGAVDIDVPVHMAYNQWTQFECFPRFMRGVRRVDRSRSSMTHWVTRFGGVTREFDAEITEQRPDDRVVWRTVGTPRLTGEVGFRALGETRCRVAFRIDFTPRGAAERAGDALGLVRRQVREDFRRFKEYIEGQGRESGQWRGTISGGHVEPDSDRLPPRVPNWPTG; this is translated from the coding sequence ATGAGCGTCATCGAAGGCGCTGTCGACATCGACGTCCCGGTCCATATGGCCTACAACCAGTGGACCCAGTTCGAGTGCTTTCCCCGGTTCATGCGCGGCGTGCGCCGGGTGGACCGGTCGCGCTCCTCCATGACGCACTGGGTGACCAGGTTCGGCGGCGTGACCCGCGAGTTCGACGCGGAGATCACCGAACAACGCCCCGACGACCGGGTGGTGTGGCGCACGGTGGGGACGCCCCGCCTGACCGGTGAGGTGGGCTTCCGGGCGCTGGGGGAGACCCGTTGCCGCGTCGCCTTCCGTATCGATTTCACTCCGCGCGGTGCCGCCGAGCGGGCCGGGGACGCCCTGGGGCTGGTCCGCAGGCAGGTGCGGGAGGATTTCCGGCGCTTCAAGGAGTACATCGAGGGCCAGGGCCGGGAGAGCGGGCAGTGGCGGGGAACGATCAGTGGCGGCCATGTGGAACCGGACTCCGACCGTCTGCCGCCGCGAGTGCCGAACTGGCCGACCGGCTGA